Proteins encoded within one genomic window of Cucumis sativus cultivar 9930 chromosome 3, Cucumber_9930_V3, whole genome shotgun sequence:
- the LOC101205214 gene encoding NDR1/HIN1-like protein 13, which yields MTDRVHPNAAAAAAASNGAPPAPPKTAPFPATKSQLYGASRPAYRPQPHHRRRHSRSCCCSVCLWLSLTIILLIFLLAIASAVVYLIYRPHRPSFSVSAVKLSQFNITSSSLLNSKFDLNVSTRNPNKKLVFTYNPVSISIFSNEIDIGDGVLPGFVHETKNTTLLKTSVISKGQQLDSSSESTLKSSMKSKKGLPLQIQLDTKVKLKMGALKTPKIGIRVTCDGISVNVPTGKSPATASTSGAKCKVDLRIKIWKWTI from the coding sequence ATGACGGACAGAGTCCATCCCAACGCCGCCGCCGCTGCCGCTGCCTCCAACGGCGCTCCTCCGGCCCCTCCCAAGACCGCTCCATTTCCCGCCACCAAGTCTCAACTCTACGGTGCCTCTCGCCCTGCCTACCGTCCTCAACCACACCACCGCCGTCGTCACAGCCGTAGTTGCTGCTGCTCTGTTTGCCTTTGGTTATCCCTTACTATCATCCTCCTAATCTTCCTCCTCGCCATTGCTTCCGCCGTCGTTTACCTAATCTACCGCCCTCACCGACCTTCCTTCTCCGTCTCCGCCGTGAAACTCTCTCAGTTCAACATCACTTCCTCTTCACTCCTGAATTCGAAGTTCGATCTCAACGTTTCCACTAGAAACCCTAACAAAAAGCTCGTGTTCACTTACAATCCAGTCTCGATTTCAATATTCTCAAACGAAATAGATATCGGAGATGGAGTATTGCCTGGATTCGTGCACGAAACAAAGAACACGACGCTACTGAAAACCTCGGTTATCAGTAAAGGGCAGCAACTGGATAGTTCATCGGAAAGCACCTTGAAGAGTAGTATGAAAAGCAAGAAAGGTTTGCCGTTACAGATTCAACTCGATACGAAGGTGAAACTGAAGATGGGAGCACTTAAAACCCCTAAAATCGGAATTAGAGTTACATGTGATGGAATTTCCGTAAACGTTCCAACCGGTAAATCTCCGGCGACCGCCTCAACTTCCGGTGCAAAATGTAAGGTTGATCTTAGAATAAAGATCTGGAAATGGACGATCTAA
- the LOC101212090 gene encoding mediator of RNA polymerase II transcription subunit 9 — MDFPGGGNWSMIPNIPNLTNSSNLSQESIFLQQQQFSLQHQQQQQQQQQQQQQAFHHQQQQFQPQIQPQQQFQQQQLSPQFQQQQPSPQIQPQQQPSPQFQQQLQTQHFPQQQQQQQQQQQQYHFQQQQQQQRLLQQQQQQQQQQQQQQQQQQQQQQQQQQQQYHQHQSLASHFHLLHLVEKLADAIENGTRDQQSDALVNDLNNHFEKCRQLLNSISGSLSSKAMTVEGQKKKLEEHEQLLSHRRELIGKYKNSVEELVKGEP; from the exons ATGGATTTCCCTGGAGGAGGAAACTGGAGTATGATCCCCAACATCCCTAATCTCACCAATTCCTCTAATCTTTCACAAGAATCCATCTTTCTCCAACAGCAACAATTTTCTCTTCAACatcagcagcagcagcagcagcagcaacagcagcagcagcaagCATTTCACCACCAACAACAGCAATTTCAGCCCCAAATCCAACCCCAACAGCAATTCCAGCAGCAACAGCTCTCCCCTCAATTTCAACAGCAACAACCCTCCCCTCAAATCCAGCCCCAACAACAACCCTCCCCTCAATTTCAACAGCAATTGCAAACCCAACATTTCCcccagcagcagcagcagcagcagcagcagcaacagcaATATCATTTTCAACAACAACAGCAGCAGCAGCGGCTTCTTCAACAGCAACAGcagcaacaacagcaacagcaacagcagcagcaacaacagcaacagcaacagcaacagcagcagcagcagcaataTCATCAGCACCAATCTCTAGCTTCCCATTTTCATCTACTTCAT CTTGTGGAGAAATTAGCGGATGCAATCGAGAACGGAACTAGAGATCAGCAATCTGATGCATTG GTTAATGATCTAAATAACCACTTTGAGAAGTGCCGGCAGCTGTTGAACTCAATATCTGGATCACTCAGCTCGAAAGCTATG ACAGTAGAGGGGCAGAAGAAAAAGCTAGAAGAACATGAGCAGTTGTTAAGTCATCGAAG GGAATTGATTGGGAAATATAAGAACTCTGTTGAAGAGCTTGTCAAGGGCGAGCCCTAG
- the LOC101204972 gene encoding beta-galactosidase 17, with protein sequence MNYSSKLSSMAKRRHLMPSLFFLLLIFLTVLGVIVPVFALLPSLHSHSHPLFRHHHHRSNFNKVHTRKFEIDDDMFWKDGKPFQIIGGDLHYFRTLPEYWEDRLLRAKALGLNTIQTYIPWNLHEPKPGNFTFNGIANIVSFIQLCQKLDFLVLLRPGPYICAEWDLGGFPAWLLSKMPASRLRSSDPGYLQWVERWWGIILPKVAPLLYNNGGPIIMVQIENEFGSYGDDQAYLHHLVALARGYLGDEIILYTTDGGTRETLEKGTIRGNAVFSAVDFSTGERPWPIFNLQKEFNPPGKSPPLTAEFYTGWLTHWGENIATTDANSTAAALNEILAGKGSAVLYMAHGGTNFGFYNGANTGNDVLDYKPDLTSYDYDAPIKESGDVDNAKYEAIRRVIQHYSGALIPSVPSNNEKIGYGPIQLQKVAFLFDLIHMMDPVDVAVSEEPLSMESMDQSFGFLLYTTEYVAKDNEDGHVLFIPEVHDRAQVFLSCSSKNKGVRPTSVGIIERWSNRRLNLPNTRCDSNTLYILVENMGRINYGRYLFDRKGILSSVYLDNNVLHGWKMIPLPFNNLNEIPRVDFFSQIAHSRLNKIIAKRGLEAKFGNISGEPILYSGYFYVDKANLRKDTYLSFGGWTKGIAFINEFNLGRFWPVVGPQCNLYVPAPILRLGKNVLVILELESPNRDTVVHSVDRPDFTCGSSKSNLSQQLLSHQHSVGL encoded by the exons ATGAATTACAGTTCGAAGCTTTCATCCATGGCCAAGAGACGGCACCTGATGCcttcccttttcttcctcctcctcatCTTCCTTACAGTTCTTGGAGTGATCGTTCCAGTCTTTGCTCTTCTTCCTTCATTACATTCTCACTCCCATCCTCTCTTCCGCCATCACCATCATCGTTCCAACTTCAACAAG GTTCATACTAGAAAGTTTGAGATTGATGATGACATGTTCTGGAAAGATGGTAAACCATTCCAGATTATTGGTGGTGACCTGCATTATTTCAGAACTCTTCCTGAG TACTGGGAAGATAGACTGCTTAGAGCAAAGGCATTGGGATTAAACACGATCCAAACTTACATTCCCTGGAATCTGCATGAACCAAAACCTGGAAATTTCACATTTAATGGGATTGCAAACATAGTGTCGTTTATCCAACTCTGTCAGAAGCTAGATTTTCTAGTTTTGCTCCGGCCAGGGCCTTATATATGTGCAG AGTGGGACCTTGGGGGTTTTCCTGCTTGGTTGCTTAGCAAAATGCCAGCTTCTAGGCTAAGATCCTCGGATCCTGGTTACCTCCAATGG GTTGAAAGATGGTGGGGGATTATTCTTCCGAAAGTAGCTCCCCTTCTTTACAATAATGGAGGCCCTATAATAATGGTCCAG attgaaaatgaatttggCTCATATGGAGACGATCAAGCTTACCTTCACCATTTGGTTGCGTTGGCAAGAGGTTACCTTGGGGATGAAATAATATT GTATACTACGGATGGAGGTACTAGGGAAACTCTTGAGAAAGGAACCATTCGTGGCAATGCTGTGTTCTCGG CTGTTGACTTTTCAACCGGTGAAAGACCTTGgcctatttttaatttacagaAGGAGTTCAACCCCCCTGGAAAGTCTCCACCTCTTACTGC AGAGTTCTACACGGGCTGGCTTACACATTGGGGAGAAAATATTGCAACAACTGATGCCAACTCTACGGCAGCTGCCTTGAATGAAATTTTGGCAGGGAAAGGGTCTGCTGTGCTTTAT ATGGCTCATGGTGGaacaaattttggattctataaTGGAGCGAATACTGGTAATGATGTATTGGATTACAAGCCTGATCTTACTTCGTATGATTAT GATGCACCAATTAAGGAATCTGGTGACGTTGACAATGCTAAATATGAAG CAATTCGAAGGGTTATACAGCACTACAGCGGAGCGCTGATTCCTTCCGTTCCTTCTAACAATGAAAAGATAGGTTATGGACCAATTCAGTTGCAGAAAGttgcatttttgtttgatctaATCCATATGATGGATCCAGTTGATGTGGCTGTATCTGAAGAACCACTATCAATGGAATCTATGGATCAG aGCTTTGGATTTCTGTTATATACGACCGAATATGTGGCCAAGGATAATGAAGATGGACACGTTTTATTTATACCAGAG GTGCATGATCGAGCACAAGTGTTCCTCTCTTGCTCTTCTAAAAACAAGGGTGTGCGGCCAACTTCGGTCGGCATTATTGAAAGATGGTCAAACCGGCGTCTTAATCTGCCAAATACGAGATGTGACTCAAATACTTTATACATTTTG GTTGAAAACATGGGTCGCATAAACTATGGACGTTACTTATTTGACAGGAAG GGTATCTTATCATCTGTTTACTTGGACAACAATGTTCTACATGGATGGAAAATGATCCCATTGCCTTTCAACAACCTGAATGAAATTCCAAGAGTCGATTTCTTCTCTCAGATTGCACATTCTAGACTCAACAAAATCATAGCAAAGAGAGGTTTAGAAGCCAAGTTTG GTAACATCTCGGGCGAACCGATACTATACAGTGGTTACTTTTATGTCGACAAAGCGAACCTCAGAAAAGATACATACTTGTCATTTGGTGGCTGGACTAAAGGGATTGCATTCATTAACGAATTTAATCTTGGAAGATTTTGGCCG GTTGTAGGGCCACAATGCAACCTATATGTTCCTGCTCCAATTCTTCGGCTCGGGAAGAATGTACTG GTCATACTTGAGTTAGAATCTCCAAATCGTGATACTGTCGTACATTCTGTTGATCGGCCAGACTTCACTTGTGGTTCTTCCAAGTCCAACTTATCTCAGCAGCTTTTAAGCCACCAACATTCTGTGGGCCTTTGA
- the LOC101212334 gene encoding putative pentatricopeptide repeat-containing protein At1g17630 yields MLCASSYQRFKSVSFCFPPLSINFHSQFSSITYDEDLPDFFDHLLRQCNGIQHSKQVHSATVVTGAYCSAFVSARLVSIYSRYGLVSDARKVFGSAPFECYSNFLLWNSIIRANVYHGYCIEALQLYGKMRNYGVLGDGFTFPLLLRASSNLGAFNMCKNLHCHVVQFGFQNHLHVGNELIGMYAKLERMDDARKVFDKMRIKSVVSWNTMVSGYAYNYDVNGASRMFHQMELEGVEPNPVTWTSLLSSHARCGHLEETMVLFCKMRMKGVGPTAEMLAVVLSVCADLATLNSGQMIHGYMVKGGFNDYLFAKNALITLYGKGGGVGDAEKLFHEMKVKNLVSWNALISSFAESGVYDKALELLSQLEKMEAYPEMKPNVITWSAIICGFASKGLGEESLEVFRKMQLANVKANSVTIASVLSICAMLAALNLGREMHGHVIRARMDDNVLVGNGLINMYTKCGSFKPGFMVFEKLENRDSISWNSMIAGYGTHGLGKDALATFNHMIKSGYRPDGVTFIAALSACSHAGLVAEGHWLFSQMRQNFKIEPEIEHYACMVDLLGRAGLVEEASNIIKGMPMEPNAYIWSSLLNSCRMHKDTDLAEEAAAKISNLNSKITGSHMLLSNIFAASCRWEDSARVRISARAKGLKKVPGWSWIEVKKKVYMFKAGYTISEGLEKVDEILHDLAFQIENYEIDDPIIELNV; encoded by the coding sequence ATGCTCTGTGCTTCTTCTTATCAGCGATTCAAATCagtttccttttgttttcctcCATTATCAATCAATTTCCACTCCCAATTTTCCTCAATCACTTATGATGAAGACCTTCCCGATTTCTTCGATCATCTTCTTCGGCAATGCAACGGCATTCAGCATAGCAAACAAGTTCATTCCGCCACCGTTGTCACCGGTGCCTATTGTTCAGCGTTCGTCTCCGCCCGGCTTGTGTCCATCTATTCCCGTTATGGGCTTGTTTCTGATGCCCGAAAAGTGTTTGGTTCTGCGCCATTTGAATGTTATTCCAACTTCTTGTTATGGAATTCGATTATAAGAGCCAATGTATATCATGGGTATTGCATAGAAGCGCTTCAACTGTATgggaaaatgagaaattatggAGTTTTGGGGGATGGGTTTACTTTTCCTCTGCTTTTGAGGGCTTCTTCTAATTTGGGTGCTTTTAACATGTGCAAAAATCTACATTGTCATGTTGTGCAATTTGGGTTCCAAAATCATTTGCATGTGGGGAATGAATTGATTGGGATGTATGCGAAGCTTGAACGAATGGATGACGCCAGGAaagtgtttgataaaatgcGCATCAAAAGTGTAGTTTCTTGGAACACTATGGTTTCTGGTTATGCCTATAATTACGATGTTAATGGTGCTTCTAGGATGTTTCATCAAATGGAGTTGGAGGGGGTTGAGCCAAACCCAGTAACTTGGACTTCATTGCTGTCGAGCCATGCTCGGTGTGGTCATCTTGAAGAAACTATGGTATTGTTTTGCAAGATGAGGATGAAAGGTGTTGGTCCCACTGCTGAAATGCTTGCTGTGGTGTTATCTGTTTGTGCTGATTTAGCTACATTGAACAGCGGTCAGATGATTCATGGATATATGGTCAAGGGAGGTTTCAATGATTACTTGTTTGCTAAGAATGCACTTATAACCTTATATGGAAAAGGAGGAGGGGTAGGAGATGCAGAGAAGTTATTTCATGAGATGAAAGTGAAAAATCTTGTGAGTTGGAACGCTCTTATATCCTCCTTTGCTGAATCTGGAGTATATGACAAAGCTTTGGAATTGCTCTCTCAGCTGGAGAAAATGGAAGCCTATCCAGAGATGAAACCAAATGTTATAACTTGGAGTGCAATCATTTGTGGATTTGCTTCCAAGGGACTAGGAGAAGAATCTTTGGAAGTTTTTCGTAAAATGCAGCTTGCAAATGTAAAGGCAAACTCAGTGACGATAGCTAGTGTTTTATCAATTTGTGCTATGCTAGCAGCTCTTAATCTTGGTAGGGAAATGCATGGTCATGTCATTAGAGCTCGGATGGATGATAACGTATTGGTTGGAAATGGATTGATTAACATGTATACAAAATGTGGAAGTTTCAAGCCAGGATTTATGGTGTttgaaaaacttgaaaatcGAGATTCAATCTCATGGAATTCAATGATTGCAGGATATGGAACGCATGGACTTGGTAAAGATGCTCTTGCAACTTTTAATCATATGATTAAATCAGGATATAGACCAGATGGTGTTACTTTTATTGCTGCTCTGTCTGCCTGTAGTCATGCCGGTCTTGTTGCCGAAGGCCATTGGCTTTTTTCTCAGATGCGACAGAACTTCAAGATTGAACCTGAGATAGAGCACTATGCGTGCATGGTCGATCTTCTTGGTCGTGCTGGACTTGTGGAGGAAGCAAGTAACATAATCAAGGGCATGCCAATGGAACCCAACGCTTATATCTGGAGTTCTCTTCTCAACTCTTGCAGAATGCACAAAGATACAGATCTTGCAGAAGAAGCTGCAGCGAAAATTTCCAATCTGAATTCCAAGATAACTGGAAGTCATATGTTGCTGTCGAATATTTTTGCTGCAAGCTGTAGATGGGAGGATTCTGCAAGGGTGAGGATCTCAGCTAGGGCTAAGGGCTTAAAGAAAGTTCCGGGGTGGAGCTGGATtgaggtgaagaagaaggtttATATGTTCAAAGCAGGATACACAATTTCAGAAGGTTTAGAGAAAGTAGATGAAATTCTTCATGATTTGGCTTTTCAgatagaaaattatgaaattgatGACCCTATTATtgaattgaatgtttaa